A stretch of Geomonas oryzisoli DNA encodes these proteins:
- the flgM gene encoding flagellar biosynthesis anti-sigma factor FlgM yields MNITDKIEQAKPALPVEGRMDTAPRARAQQSDRRPEHQQDLVELSSSLSQISTKELDQQQARRVAAIKAQLQSGEYRVDSRQVAEKMLSTGSGV; encoded by the coding sequence ATGAACATCACCGATAAAATAGAGCAGGCGAAGCCTGCACTTCCCGTCGAGGGAAGGATGGATACCGCGCCGCGAGCCCGGGCGCAGCAATCGGACCGCCGTCCCGAACACCAGCAAGACCTGGTGGAGCTTTCCTCGTCCCTGTCCCAGATCTCCACCAAGGAGCTGGACCAGCAGCAGGCCCGGCGCGTCGCCGCCATCAAGGCACAGCTGCAATCGGGAGAGTACCGGGTCGATTCCCGGCAGGTGGCGGAGAAGATGCTTTCGACAGGGAGCGGCGTCTGA
- a CDS encoding OmpA family protein: MKKITGFICIMVMAVMALAATAHAGERAGAFSISPYAGGYIFDDSKLPQRNYRENRITGGLRLGYDWTDNFATELVGSYLRVEDQASDRENGMYSYHLDLIWNFMPRSAFVPYLALGGGGYTIRYKGTDLHDGTANGGAGFKLFFTDDIAFRADARRIIDFQSSDIEENIARNWEYSVGLTFVMGGRTARTAPAKATAAEPGGTVAQTPPPAPAPAPAPEPQPQPTAAEPSPGHYKYCITLQGEFDIDKAIVRKELRDQIAQVGNFMKKYPTTTAVIEGHTDNVGSYNHNMDLSQRRAQAVVDVLTEQYGIERSRLAAKGYGFTRPIADNATDEGKQKNRRIEAIIDCAFDVQQVTPPERLCMSLVVDFDLGKAEIKPQYRDEIAKVADYMKRYTTTTAVIEGHTDNTGDQAHNMKLSQQRAQNVVDYMVKNFGIERSRLSAKGYGSTRPIAYNSTAEGRQKNRRINAIIDCVVNK, translated from the coding sequence ATGAAAAAGATCACCGGCTTTATCTGCATCATGGTCATGGCCGTGATGGCGCTGGCCGCCACGGCGCACGCCGGAGAACGTGCGGGGGCGTTCTCCATCTCCCCCTACGCCGGCGGGTACATTTTCGACGATTCGAAACTGCCCCAACGCAACTACAGGGAAAACCGGATCACGGGCGGCTTGCGGCTCGGTTATGACTGGACCGACAACTTTGCCACCGAGCTCGTGGGGAGCTACCTGAGGGTGGAAGACCAGGCCTCCGATCGCGAGAACGGCATGTACTCGTACCACCTGGATCTGATCTGGAACTTCATGCCCAGGTCCGCTTTCGTCCCCTACCTGGCCCTGGGCGGCGGCGGGTACACCATCCGGTATAAGGGGACTGACCTCCACGACGGCACCGCCAACGGCGGCGCCGGCTTCAAGCTCTTCTTCACCGACGACATAGCCTTTAGGGCCGACGCCCGCCGCATCATCGACTTCCAGAGCTCCGACATCGAGGAGAACATCGCCAGGAACTGGGAATACAGCGTCGGCCTCACCTTCGTAATGGGGGGGCGGACCGCGAGGACTGCCCCTGCCAAGGCCACCGCAGCCGAACCGGGTGGCACCGTCGCGCAGACCCCGCCGCCGGCCCCGGCGCCTGCACCGGCCCCCGAACCGCAGCCGCAGCCGACCGCCGCCGAGCCGAGCCCCGGGCACTACAAGTACTGCATCACCCTGCAGGGCGAATTCGACATCGACAAGGCCATCGTGCGCAAGGAACTGCGCGACCAGATCGCCCAGGTCGGCAACTTCATGAAGAAGTATCCGACCACCACGGCCGTCATCGAGGGGCATACCGACAACGTCGGTTCCTACAACCACAACATGGACCTCTCCCAGCGCCGCGCCCAGGCCGTGGTCGATGTGCTGACCGAGCAGTACGGCATCGAGCGTTCCCGTCTCGCCGCCAAGGGATACGGCTTCACCCGTCCCATCGCCGACAACGCGACCGATGAAGGGAAGCAGAAGAACCGCCGCATCGAGGCCATCATCGACTGCGCCTTCGACGTGCAGCAGGTCACCCCGCCGGAGCGGCTGTGCATGTCCCTCGTGGTCGACTTCGACCTGGGCAAGGCGGAGATCAAGCCCCAGTACCGCGATGAGATCGCCAAAGTGGCCGACTACATGAAACGCTACACCACCACGACCGCCGTCATCGAAGGTCACACCGACAACACCGGCGATCAGGCCCACAACATGAAACTGTCCCAGCAGCGTGCCCAGAACGTGGTCGACTACATGGTGAAGAACTTCGGCATCGAGCGTTCCCGTCTCTCCGCCAAGGGCTACGGCTCGACCCGCCCCATCGCCTACAACAGCACGGCGGAAGGGCGGCAGAAAAACCGCAGGATCAACGCCATCATCGACTGCGTCGTCAACAAGTAG
- a CDS encoding MBG domain-containing protein has protein sequence MRRIDPAAGRSVVLAAAAILLLVLCAMAPRAQAAAWTLDGFDIYPGGSVAITGVVHAVAVQRLDAKILIAGDFTLTGGSPVSTRTNLARLNHDGTLDDSFQPPPPDGPVYAMALQPDPVTPGNPDHIWIGGSFTRVGGTNRKGLARLMGAAGALDPLDPVTSTLAPVTVRSLVLLPADAGILVGGEFPEIKAGVPTRNLAGLAVAGAASGALNWTYTGGLNDDGGNVAVHAIALQQGAVVVGGEFATAWSANIARFSAAGTYDASFRPVSPNGAVRALAVQADGKILLGGEFSGGGLSRNYLARLNRDGTLDSFDPGLATAPGAGVFALVVEPDGGIVAGGGFTAASPPAQRINLARFRIDGALAETVFPAADAPVRVLARQGDGGLIAGGGFGSVGSATRTSLARFYPHGALDDDLPQVVGGTGLVNRLSFLPDGRITMTGLFEQVLGAGRQHIARLRGDWSLDPGYDPNLALGQSCFSLVPLPDDALLMAGEFLTVNWSFQFQMVRLDGAGVPGPATFNTLVSGYRQIFGVLNAVTLAADGMIYLGGDNLDPTPYRYLSRLSSTGELDLGFVAPAEVDGMVTALAIQPDGLLLVTTDTGKVLRITPGGLLDPAWHGGTPLQLGGKVDHLVLLPDGRILVSGFTLRPGSVVDAVSGATVPVTRNLLRLSSDGTVDEGFVIAGRYTYDATFDSHVVGATLQSDGSVIIYGVFDEIRDGFGAVMHRDYAARVTPDGHLDPDFDLGTFPFVSGTPVSQIETANLQGDGKLIIGGDFTGVNGRKKLIRFSNGWSSEELTVSDAGDRVSWLRTGTSPQLWRVSFEYSENPGAAVPVWVPLGNARWVAGRWELDGLDLAHLGTGVNRYVRARGYVASERGTLGSLVESVRLYYLKPPTITITVSADARSKVYGQDDPPLTYTFSPPLNGGDQFTGGLARVPGRDVGEYAITLGSLALGNGYDIVYRGANLTITPADLLVSAVDQTKTAGTANPPLTARYTALAPWDTPDSLGGAPLLTTAVDAGTGRGSYPILIALGGIASTNYRYSFADGTFAVTGRPQFITFGEPPRKNYGDPPFAAGARADSGLPVSYASSNPGAAVVVNGEIRIAGTGSTVITASQGGDAFWDPAPEVRVTLDVARAALRVVADDKSRAYLTPNPELTANFQGFVYGDGVSVVTGAPLLATVATLDSAVGSYPIIAAAGTLRAANYDLVPVNGTLTVYRSCQEITFPAIPERTFGDPPFEIIASACSGLPLSFRSSNPDVARVEGDVITIVGAGSTVITASQQGSGDLEGAPDKSQPFVVLRGGQQVSFTSPAQKVVGDPPFELAGSATSGLAVSYRSSDAAVATVAGSTVTIVGAGTTVLTALQEGNGDYLAALPVSRTLAVAQEGIPPLLFLSTLNAGASTSNPVLNIMGRATDTSGIAGLTVAGSDRIADAALFSAAVVLSEGENPIEVRARDGAGNVTTHSFSVTLDALAPALAVQAPADDSVTDAADCAVSGTVTPGSAVTMAVNGAALRDLAAGAGSFTASAILAEGVNTIELSAELDGRSSRVKRSVTFTPRAPALSVTDPVQDVRTEAVSVTIRGAAGNTAAGTVQVEAGGTVFTPEVVAGVFRQQLPLALGENRITVSASSSDGTTSVAHRNLVRIERIGGDLDGNGSVDIRDAWQLMRISLGAETADAAALAHGDLAPVVNGVSRPDGVIDVGDLLVLLRKIVGLQPF, from the coding sequence ATGAGACGGATCGACCCGGCAGCAGGACGGAGCGTCGTTCTGGCGGCAGCAGCAATCCTGCTCCTGGTGCTGTGCGCCATGGCCCCGCGGGCGCAGGCTGCGGCCTGGACCCTGGACGGTTTCGACATTTATCCCGGCGGGAGCGTGGCTATCACCGGGGTCGTGCATGCCGTCGCGGTGCAGCGCCTGGACGCGAAGATCCTGATCGCCGGGGATTTCACCTTGACCGGCGGCAGCCCCGTGTCGACGCGGACCAACCTGGCCAGGCTCAACCACGACGGCACCCTGGACGACTCATTCCAGCCGCCGCCGCCCGACGGCCCGGTCTATGCCATGGCGCTCCAGCCCGACCCGGTCACGCCCGGAAACCCCGATCATATCTGGATCGGCGGGAGCTTTACCCGCGTCGGGGGGACCAACCGCAAGGGGCTCGCGCGGCTCATGGGTGCCGCCGGTGCGCTCGACCCGCTCGACCCGGTCACCAGCACCCTCGCGCCGGTGACCGTGCGCTCGCTCGTCCTGCTGCCGGCAGACGCCGGCATCCTGGTGGGAGGGGAATTCCCGGAGATCAAGGCGGGGGTCCCCACCAGGAACCTGGCCGGGCTCGCGGTGGCCGGGGCGGCCAGCGGAGCCCTGAACTGGACCTACACCGGCGGGCTCAACGACGACGGCGGCAACGTGGCGGTCCACGCCATAGCGCTGCAGCAGGGCGCCGTCGTGGTCGGGGGGGAATTCGCCACCGCCTGGTCGGCCAACATCGCCCGGTTCTCGGCCGCGGGCACCTACGACGCGAGCTTCAGGCCGGTCTCCCCAAATGGTGCCGTGCGCGCCCTGGCCGTGCAGGCCGATGGCAAGATCCTCCTCGGGGGGGAGTTCTCCGGCGGAGGGCTGTCCCGTAACTACCTGGCGCGGCTGAACCGGGACGGGACTCTCGACTCTTTCGATCCGGGTTTGGCCACCGCCCCCGGTGCAGGGGTTTTCGCACTCGTCGTCGAGCCGGACGGGGGCATCGTCGCGGGGGGGGGCTTCACTGCCGCCTCCCCCCCCGCACAGCGCATCAACCTGGCCCGCTTCAGGATCGACGGGGCCCTCGCCGAAACCGTTTTTCCCGCCGCCGACGCCCCGGTCCGGGTGCTGGCCCGGCAAGGCGACGGCGGCCTCATTGCCGGCGGCGGTTTTGGCAGCGTCGGTAGCGCGACTCGCACCTCCCTTGCCCGCTTCTACCCGCACGGAGCCCTGGACGACGACCTGCCGCAGGTTGTCGGGGGCACCGGGTTGGTCAACAGGCTTTCCTTCCTCCCGGATGGCCGGATCACGATGACCGGCCTCTTCGAGCAGGTGCTGGGGGCGGGGCGGCAGCACATCGCACGGCTCAGGGGGGACTGGTCCTTGGACCCCGGCTACGATCCCAACCTCGCCCTTGGGCAGTCCTGCTTCAGCTTGGTGCCCCTACCCGATGACGCACTCCTCATGGCTGGGGAATTCCTGACCGTCAACTGGTCCTTCCAGTTTCAAATGGTGCGCCTCGACGGCGCCGGGGTCCCGGGCCCTGCCACCTTCAACACCCTGGTCAGCGGGTACCGGCAGATATTCGGGGTTCTCAACGCAGTAACCCTTGCCGCGGACGGCATGATCTACCTCGGGGGGGACAACCTCGACCCGACCCCCTATCGTTACCTGTCCCGGCTCTCGAGCACCGGGGAGCTCGATCTGGGCTTCGTTGCGCCAGCCGAGGTGGATGGCATGGTTACTGCCCTCGCCATCCAGCCCGACGGTCTGCTCCTCGTCACCACCGACACGGGGAAAGTGCTGCGGATCACGCCGGGCGGCCTCCTCGATCCGGCCTGGCATGGCGGTACCCCCTTACAACTGGGGGGGAAGGTCGACCATCTGGTGCTGCTGCCGGACGGGCGGATCCTTGTTTCGGGGTTCACCCTGCGTCCCGGGAGCGTGGTCGATGCGGTGAGCGGGGCGACGGTCCCGGTAACGAGGAACCTGCTGCGCCTCAGCAGCGACGGTACCGTCGACGAAGGGTTCGTGATCGCGGGGCGGTACACCTATGACGCCACCTTCGACAGCCATGTCGTCGGCGCCACCCTGCAATCCGACGGCAGCGTCATCATCTACGGCGTTTTCGACGAGATCCGGGACGGCTTCGGCGCCGTCATGCACCGCGACTACGCCGCCCGGGTAACGCCGGACGGGCACCTCGACCCGGACTTCGACCTTGGCACCTTCCCCTTTGTCAGCGGGACCCCCGTCAGCCAGATCGAGACCGCCAACCTGCAGGGGGACGGCAAGTTGATCATAGGCGGCGATTTCACCGGCGTGAACGGGAGGAAGAAGCTGATCCGATTCTCCAACGGCTGGAGTTCCGAGGAGCTCACCGTGTCCGATGCCGGCGACAGGGTGAGCTGGCTGCGTACCGGGACATCGCCGCAGCTGTGGCGGGTGAGCTTCGAGTATTCGGAGAACCCCGGCGCGGCCGTGCCGGTCTGGGTCCCGCTGGGGAACGCGCGCTGGGTCGCGGGGAGGTGGGAACTGGATGGTCTCGACCTGGCGCACCTGGGCACCGGCGTGAACCGCTACGTCCGTGCCAGGGGATACGTGGCCTCCGAGCGCGGCACCCTCGGCTCCCTGGTCGAGTCGGTGCGCCTTTATTACCTAAAGCCGCCGACCATCACCATCACGGTCAGCGCCGATGCCCGCAGCAAGGTGTACGGGCAGGACGACCCGCCGCTTACCTACACCTTCTCTCCGCCACTGAACGGGGGCGACCAGTTCACCGGGGGGCTGGCCCGGGTCCCCGGCAGGGACGTGGGAGAGTACGCCATCACCCTGGGAAGCCTCGCCCTTGGCAACGGCTATGACATCGTCTATCGAGGCGCCAACCTGACCATCACGCCGGCGGACCTGCTTGTCAGCGCCGTAGATCAGACCAAGACGGCAGGCACTGCCAACCCGCCGCTTACCGCCAGGTACACCGCTCTCGCACCCTGGGACACGCCGGACAGCTTGGGCGGAGCCCCCTTGCTCACCACCGCCGTCGATGCAGGCACCGGGCGGGGGAGCTACCCTATCCTCATCGCCCTGGGGGGGATTGCCAGCACCAACTATCGCTACAGCTTCGCCGACGGCACCTTCGCCGTCACCGGCCGGCCGCAGTTCATCACCTTCGGAGAGCCTCCGCGCAAGAACTATGGCGATCCCCCCTTCGCTGCGGGAGCGAGAGCGGACAGCGGTCTGCCGGTCAGCTACGCGAGCTCCAACCCGGGGGCGGCCGTCGTGGTTAACGGTGAGATCCGCATAGCGGGGACAGGGAGCACCGTCATTACCGCCTCGCAGGGGGGAGACGCGTTCTGGGACCCGGCTCCCGAGGTCCGGGTGACCCTGGATGTTGCCCGGGCGGCGTTGCGGGTGGTAGCCGATGACAAAAGCCGCGCCTACCTGACACCGAACCCCGAGCTCACCGCGAACTTCCAGGGCTTCGTCTACGGCGACGGGGTCTCGGTCGTCACCGGTGCCCCGCTCCTCGCCACCGTGGCGACCCTTGACAGCGCCGTGGGAAGCTACCCCATCATCGCCGCGGCGGGAACCCTGCGTGCCGCCAACTACGACCTCGTTCCGGTCAACGGCACGCTCACCGTGTACAGGTCCTGTCAGGAGATCACCTTCCCGGCCATCCCGGAGCGGACCTTCGGCGATCCCCCCTTCGAGATCATCGCCTCCGCCTGCAGCGGCCTCCCGCTTAGCTTCAGGAGCTCCAACCCGGACGTCGCCCGGGTGGAGGGGGACGTCATCACCATAGTCGGGGCGGGGAGCACCGTGATCACAGCGAGCCAGCAGGGCAGCGGCGACCTGGAGGGGGCACCGGACAAGTCGCAGCCCTTCGTAGTGCTGCGCGGGGGGCAGCAGGTGAGCTTCACGTCGCCGGCCCAGAAGGTGGTGGGTGATCCACCCTTCGAACTTGCAGGCAGCGCGACGAGCGGCCTCGCGGTCAGCTACCGCAGCTCCGATGCCGCCGTGGCGACGGTGGCGGGGAGCACGGTGACCATCGTCGGCGCCGGGACCACGGTGCTCACCGCGCTGCAGGAGGGAAACGGCGACTACCTCGCCGCCCTGCCGGTGTCGCGGACCCTCGCCGTGGCCCAGGAGGGCATCCCGCCGCTACTCTTTCTTTCGACGCTCAACGCCGGAGCGAGCACCTCCAATCCCGTCCTCAACATCATGGGGCGGGCGACCGACACCTCGGGCATCGCCGGCCTCACCGTGGCAGGCAGCGACCGCATCGCCGATGCGGCACTGTTCAGTGCGGCGGTCGTCCTCTCCGAGGGGGAAAACCCCATTGAGGTGAGGGCGCGTGACGGTGCCGGAAACGTGACCACGCACAGCTTCAGCGTCACCCTGGACGCGCTGGCGCCGGCCCTGGCGGTGCAGGCTCCTGCGGACGACAGCGTCACCGACGCGGCCGACTGCGCCGTCTCGGGGACGGTGACCCCGGGGAGCGCGGTGACCATGGCGGTAAACGGCGCGGCGCTGCGGGACCTGGCGGCCGGCGCCGGGAGCTTCACGGCGAGCGCCATTCTCGCCGAGGGGGTGAATACCATCGAACTCAGCGCGGAACTGGACGGGCGCAGCTCACGGGTGAAGCGCAGCGTCACCTTCACCCCGCGTGCTCCGGCCTTGTCCGTGACCGATCCCGTGCAGGATGTGAGGACCGAGGCGGTGTCGGTCACCATACGCGGCGCGGCGGGGAACACGGCGGCGGGGACGGTGCAGGTGGAAGCCGGAGGCACCGTGTTCACCCCCGAGGTCGTCGCCGGCGTGTTCCGGCAGCAGCTGCCGCTCGCCCTGGGGGAGAACCGGATCACGGTAAGCGCCAGCTCAAGCGACGGGACCACCAGCGTGGCGCACAGAAACCTGGTGCGCATCGAGCGGATCGGCGGTGACCTGGACGGCAACGGCAGCGTCGATATCCGGGATGCCTGGCAGCTGATGCGGATCTCACTGGGGGCGGAAACGGCCGACGCCGCGGCGCTCGCCCACGGGGACCTGGCCCCGGTGGTGAACGGGGTGTCCCGCCCGGATGGGGTCATCGACGTCGGGGATCTGCTGGTGCTCTTGAGGAAGATCGTGGGGTTGCAGCCTTTTTAG
- a CDS encoding rhodanese-like domain-containing protein produces MGRDLAVSTQWVWERIKGGEPLFFVELRHPGDADLAVYRIRGALRVNFDDARRHLREMPRDRLVVVCSAVPGDEPALELAAFLTDNGVPARALEGGVSRYLEAGLPADEVKAARDMTRTRGE; encoded by the coding sequence ATGGGGCGCGATCTGGCGGTGTCAACGCAATGGGTATGGGAGCGGATCAAGGGGGGAGAGCCGCTTTTTTTTGTCGAGCTGAGGCACCCCGGCGATGCCGACCTCGCGGTTTACCGGATCCGGGGGGCGCTGCGTGTCAACTTCGACGACGCCAGGCGGCACCTCCGGGAAATGCCGCGCGACCGCCTGGTGGTGGTCTGCTCGGCTGTTCCCGGCGACGAGCCCGCCCTGGAGCTGGCCGCCTTCCTCACCGACAACGGTGTGCCGGCGCGGGCGCTCGAGGGAGGGGTGTCCCGGTATCTCGAGGCGGGGCTTCCCGCGGATGAGGTCAAGGCGGCGCGCGACATGACGCGCACCCGGGGAGAGTGA
- a CDS encoding M15 family metallopeptidase produces the protein MKRTWRSIFGGFVLLTIGIVAGCSSGGELPRRIGESLDGLARNSESGQFLYVDPGTPGQPQATLYPVRRSLLGWELAFPPVPVNLGRNGVAPPFEKREGDGRTPAGIFPLRTAFGYPADSPGRFPYRRVDSQDLWVDDPQSPDYNRWVWRGETRAASFEELLRPDPLYRYALVLDYNSDPVVRDLGSAIFIHVERGPDTGTAGCVSLPEKELVQLIGWLDPEQRPQAVIGSASAVAAAAAGIAGQLPADLPAGLKGRLTEGRLLALRHGSGAFFAAAVTLPESVGRLMQEKKSWRPECPVPLDRLAYLVTTFWGFDGKPHYGELVVHEALAAFFMDSLHHAYNGRFPIERMELIDAYDGDDFRSMDANNSSAFNCREVPGRPGVFSRHSYGAAIDINPRQNPYLMLTEDARPKAAGIAGGAAARDFCLGNPALCRVLPASSVDHLDRQEQRPGMLQPGDPLVAPFRQRGFTWGGSWRFPDYQHLEYDLGRLLSGP, from the coding sequence ATGAAAAGGACGTGGCGATCCATCTTCGGGGGCTTTGTGCTTCTAACCATCGGCATCGTTGCGGGGTGCAGCTCCGGCGGGGAACTGCCGCGGCGCATCGGCGAGAGCCTGGACGGCCTCGCCCGCAACTCCGAAAGCGGCCAGTTCCTCTACGTCGACCCCGGCACTCCGGGGCAGCCGCAGGCGACCCTCTACCCGGTACGGCGCTCCCTTTTGGGGTGGGAGCTCGCCTTCCCGCCGGTCCCGGTGAATCTCGGGCGCAACGGCGTCGCGCCCCCCTTCGAGAAGCGGGAAGGGGACGGGCGCACCCCCGCAGGCATCTTCCCGCTGCGCACCGCCTTCGGCTATCCGGCCGACTCTCCCGGCAGATTTCCCTACCGCCGGGTCGACAGCCAGGACCTCTGGGTGGATGACCCGCAATCCCCCGACTACAACCGCTGGGTCTGGCGCGGCGAGACCAGGGCCGCCTCCTTCGAGGAGCTGCTGCGTCCCGACCCGCTCTACAGGTACGCCCTGGTGCTCGATTACAACAGCGACCCGGTGGTGCGCGACCTGGGGAGCGCCATCTTCATTCATGTCGAGCGCGGGCCCGACACCGGCACCGCCGGCTGCGTCTCGCTGCCGGAAAAGGAGTTGGTGCAGCTGATCGGCTGGCTCGACCCGGAGCAGCGCCCGCAGGCGGTGATCGGCAGCGCCTCCGCGGTCGCGGCCGCAGCCGCCGGCATCGCGGGGCAGCTTCCCGCCGACCTGCCGGCCGGGCTGAAGGGGAGGCTCACCGAGGGGCGCCTTTTGGCGCTTAGACACGGCAGCGGCGCTTTCTTCGCGGCTGCAGTGACGCTGCCGGAAAGCGTGGGGCGCTTGATGCAGGAGAAAAAGTCCTGGCGCCCGGAATGCCCGGTCCCCCTGGACCGGCTCGCCTACCTGGTCACCACCTTCTGGGGCTTCGACGGTAAACCGCACTACGGCGAACTGGTGGTGCACGAGGCGCTGGCCGCCTTCTTCATGGATTCCCTGCACCATGCCTACAACGGCCGCTTCCCCATCGAGAGGATGGAACTCATCGACGCCTATGACGGCGACGACTTCCGTTCCATGGATGCCAACAACAGCTCCGCCTTCAACTGCCGCGAGGTTCCCGGCAGGCCCGGTGTCTTCTCCAGGCACAGCTACGGCGCCGCAATCGACATCAACCCGCGGCAGAACCCGTACCTGATGCTGACCGAGGACGCCCGGCCGAAAGCCGCCGGGATCGCCGGGGGCGCCGCCGCCCGCGACTTCTGCCTGGGGAACCCCGCCCTGTGCCGCGTGCTTCCGGCCTCATCCGTCGATCACCTCGACCGTCAGGAGCAGCGCCCGGGCATGCTGCAGCCGGGGGATCCGCTCGTCGCCCCCTTCCGCCAGCGCGGCTTCACCTGGGGGGGGAGCTGGCGCTTCCCCGATTACCAGCACCTCGAATACGACCTGGGAAGGCTCCTCTCCGGGCCGTAG